TAAATTTCCCAACCAAGCTACCAACTATCTGTAAAAATTACCAAACAAAAATACCCAAAAAGTTAACACAAAAAACAGTTTAAAAATACTTCAAAAAAATATGTTCGTAATTTTTAAAAACACTTAAAAATTCGCCCAAAAAATCACTTCTTTACTACAAAAATAcattcttttcaaaaaaaattattttatagaGTTTACATTTTAATgaatttattaaaaaaagaaaTTTCCATGTTCAACATTTATTAGAATTAGATATTAAAAATGGCGAAAAATGACCCATCAAGCAGGTTCTATCATTTTTatcgcccggtgcaacgcacgggcatttgtactagtaataataataataataatctttccctactaataaagcacggagtgcttctggtcgtccgtcgtcGCTGGCGTTTTGCGAAAAAGCCCCTCGGTTTATAaaaaatcaacccgcagtccctgtTTTAGTATGGGTCTCTATATAACGTttcattttgcaaaaaaaaccctGTACTCATTTGAATTTCACTCGCTGTCCTCCCGTCATCTTATCCATTCCTCctgcggcaacggcggcggctacGCCCATTCCGTCGTGCGCCGTCGACGGCCGTCGCCGGCGTGTGGCCACGGCGAAGGTGGTCGGCCCAGACGGCTCTTTGGTGCAGTTCGCGGCGCCCGTCATGGTGGGCGAGGCGCTGGGGGACGCCGCCAGCGCGTCGAGCTTCCTGTGCAGCGCCGACGAGCTCCGCTTCGACGCGCCCGCCCGTGCGCTGGCGACCGAGGAGGCGCTGCAGCCCATGTGGCTCTACTTCGCGAGCTCCGCTTCGACGCGCCCGCCCGTGCGCTGGCGGCCGAGGAGGCGCTGCAGCCCGGGTGGCTCTCCGGCCTCCACGAGTAAGCTTCTCAATCTCCGACATCCTGCCCCCGTGTATGATTTGGATTGAATTCGTGCCGTGTCCTATAAGAAGGAAGGGTCCTCGGCCGGAACCTCCATCAGGTTGCGTGCTTGGACCAGCAAATCCATCAAATTCCGGAGTACTTGGACCAGAAAACATGTCGCCTTCGAGTTCGCCGGAGGAAGAGACGCCGAGTTCGACGGAGGTAGAAGAACATCCGTCGAGCCGTCCAATATCGACAACGGCGGCTACAGCAGACGTATGTAGCCCCTTGAAAGCCAAATCACTACAAAGGAAATCAAGGGTAGCCCCTGTTTCTCTGTCTGCCACAGAATTGCGAACCTGTTCTTTTATTCAGTACATAGTTCAACAGTTTTTAGCAAAGTTTCAGTTATTTTCGAACTGCTTTCTTCAGAGTTCAGAAATTTGTTTCAAGTCTGTAATGCTTCCACTAGATTCATAGATGCTACACTTCTGTTAGCTACTCTGCATCCAGTACACCTGCTCAATATTTGTAATTTCGTTGATTCAGAGTTTCATAGGTAATTCGCATAATGGATTGTCATACATAATTTGCATTATGTTGCATTATGTTGTACTACCAACAACCAAAGGGAGTGCATGGTTTTGTGTTCGAGCCTCCAACAGGCTATGCATGCCCCCAATGAATTCTTTTGTGCTGTTACAATCATCAGTCGAGATTTTAAAAAATCATATATTTGTGATTCCTAAAAactcaaaacaaatcaaaaaagttGAGTTTCATACAAATTGTAGCTTATGGGGAGTTGTTGCTCTTGGGGATGCACATTGCCATGCAAAGCCTTGTTGACCTTCTCTGACTTTTTAGCCAAAAAAAGGGTCATTGCTGTGCTAAGTGATTCAGAGTTAAGTGTGCATGCTGGCCATATTCTGAGACTGA
The window above is part of the Triticum aestivum cultivar Chinese Spring chromosome 2A, IWGSC CS RefSeq v2.1, whole genome shotgun sequence genome. Proteins encoded here:
- the LOC123188499 gene encoding uncharacterized protein isoform X3; protein product: MGLYITFHFAKKTLYSFEFHSLSSRHLIHSSCGNGGGYAHSVVRRRRPSPACGHGEGGRPRRLFGAVRGARHGGRGAGGRRQRVELPVQRRRAPLRRARPCAGDRGGAAAHVALLRELRFDAPARALAAEEALQPGWLSGLHERKGPRPEPPSGCVLGPANPSNSGVLGPENMSPSSSPEEETPSSTEVEEHPSSRPISTTAATADPSSPSTSPSLTLPQGHLPSPLRTAGRPSAIA
- the LOC123188499 gene encoding uncharacterized protein isoform X1 is translated as MGLYITFHFAKKTLYSFEFHSLSSRHLIHSSCGNGGGYAHSVVRRRRPSPACGHGEGGRPRRLFGAVRGARHGGRGAGGRRQRVELPVQRRRAPLRRARPCAGDRGGAAAHVALLRELRFDAPARALAAEEALQPGWLSGLHERKGPRPEPPSGCVLGPANPSNSGVLGPENMSPSSSPEEETPSSTEVEEHPSSRPISTTAATADVCSPLKAKSLQRKSRPSSPSTSPSLTLPQGHLPSPLRTAGRPSAIA
- the LOC123188499 gene encoding uncharacterized protein isoform X2; the encoded protein is MGLYITFHFAKKTLYSFEFHSLSSRHLIHSSCGNGGGYAHSVVRRRRPSPACGHGEGGRPRRLFGAVRGARHGGRGAGGRRQRVELPVQRRRAPLRRARPCAGDRGGAAAHVALLRELRFDAPARALAAEEALQPGWLSGLHEKGPRPEPPSGCVLGPANPSNSGVLGPENMSPSSSPEEETPSSTEVEEHPSSRPISTTAATADVCSPLKAKSLQRKSRPSSPSTSPSLTLPQGHLPSPLRTAGRPSAIA
- the LOC123188499 gene encoding uncharacterized protein isoform X4, whose amino-acid sequence is MVGEALGDAASASSFLCSADELRFDAPARALATEEALQPMWLYFASSASTRPPVRWRPRRRCSPGGSPASTTVVSVNFAFADFAARPSAIASADCRKTISDRLDLLCRMYF